Proteins from a genomic interval of Desulfuromonas thiophila:
- a CDS encoding YeeE/YedE thiosulfate transporter family protein, with protein sequence MKRWLTLAQWNPYLAGACVGILAVLSVLVTSLVLDKGQYLGASTTFVRASGLIEQVVSPDHVAANSYFQKEKIKVDWQMLFVIGVFGGALLSARLGRTARLEWVPPVWRERFGPSPLRRAVGAFIGGFILLFGARLAGGCPSGHGMSGNMQLAVSSLLALVFFILGAVLAARQIYPPGDH encoded by the coding sequence ATGAAACGCTGGTTGACCCTGGCGCAGTGGAATCCCTACCTTGCCGGGGCCTGTGTCGGTATTCTGGCCGTGCTGTCGGTGTTGGTGACCTCCCTGGTGCTGGATAAGGGACAGTACCTTGGTGCTTCGACCACTTTCGTGCGGGCTTCGGGCCTGATTGAGCAGGTGGTCAGCCCCGATCATGTGGCCGCCAACAGCTATTTCCAGAAAGAGAAAATCAAGGTGGACTGGCAGATGCTGTTTGTCATCGGTGTCTTTGGCGGCGCGTTGCTGTCGGCCCGCCTGGGGCGCACCGCCCGTCTCGAATGGGTGCCGCCGGTCTGGCGCGAACGCTTCGGCCCCAGTCCGCTGCGGCGTGCCGTTGGCGCCTTCATCGGTGGCTTCATTCTGCTGTTCGGCGCGCGTCTGGCCGGCGGCTGCCCCAGTGGCCACGGCATGTCGGGCAATATGCAACTGGCCGTCAGCAGTCTGCTGGCGCTGGTTTTCTTCATCCTTGGCGCCGTGCTGGCGGCGCGCCAGATCTACCCGCCGGGAGACCACTGA
- a CDS encoding DUF6691 family protein, protein MELFLGLITGVLFGFFLQKGQVLRFERQVRFMLLQDLTIIKFMATAVLVGMVGVYALHGLGVIALSVKGTVVAAQIMGGLLFGVGWALAGFCPGTAVGALAEGRLHALWALLGMLCGAAAYAEAYPVLQKTVLTWGDYGKITLPQLLGLSPWLIIVVFIAAAVPLLYLAERKGL, encoded by the coding sequence ATGGAACTGTTTCTGGGACTGATCACCGGGGTGCTGTTCGGCTTCTTTCTGCAAAAAGGCCAGGTATTGCGTTTTGAGCGGCAGGTGCGTTTCATGCTGCTGCAGGATTTGACCATCATCAAGTTCATGGCCACCGCCGTGCTGGTCGGTATGGTCGGCGTCTATGCCCTGCACGGCCTGGGAGTGATTGCCCTGAGTGTCAAAGGCACCGTGGTCGCTGCCCAGATCATGGGCGGACTGCTGTTTGGCGTCGGCTGGGCACTGGCCGGCTTCTGCCCCGGTACCGCCGTCGGCGCCCTGGCTGAAGGCCGGTTGCATGCCCTTTGGGCCTTGCTGGGCATGCTGTGTGGTGCGGCTGCCTATGCTGAAGCCTACCCGGTGCTGCAAAAAACCGTGCTTACCTGGGGGGATTACGGCAAAATCACCTTGCCGCAGTTGCTGGGTCTGTCGCCCTGGCTCATTATTGTCGTTTTTATTGCTGCTGCCGTACCGTTATTGTATCTGGCCGAACGCAAGGGTTTGTAA